A genomic stretch from Cydia amplana chromosome 1, ilCydAmpl1.1, whole genome shotgun sequence includes:
- the LOC134650914 gene encoding uncharacterized protein LOC134650914, translating to MRDKTTWMLLLILPLVIVTSRPVQDHNGEGKVDLNAPSEPADQRKNDEVISVSITSSVAVGRGKGKQIEILEPEEDLIAHETASVTPAIATIETTTPSNETLEEPAPSLAGANIEFIKQLHSKKEAQGTHHLEQVHPFQLQIKHHLTNDSNEPLNAEVKEITDDIQEEIANIPLGRSVALSPPSQNYIQGLSLSERGQGPRLTTVSFNILHDTPKTISNYKEHKPAPAFPEQPIYSEQPKIYSQPAQVYSEPAKFYSEPAKVYSEPAKVYSEPSKVYSEPAKIYSEPAKFYSPHASLNLPPQEAPDPTPWQDTQTPSSVVVDTTTGTTTVQPEHGPEKNYEVDEKDSVLTDGQSHGVQESGQECKDDSCKVGYVVEGRQYRKYRVEERTADGFIVGEYGVVRNEDGALRGVRYTADGDASPRLIYDALMKFLQL from the coding sequence ATTCTTCCGTTGGTGATTGTGACTTCGCGACCAGTGCAAGACCACAATGGAGAGGGAAAAGTTGATCTCAACGCGCCCAGCGAGCCCGCCGACCAAAGGAAAAATGACGAAGTAATATCCGTGAGCATTACGTCCTCGGTCGCAGTCGGTAGAGGCAAGGGCAAGCAGATAGAAATCCTGGAACCGGAGGAAGATCTGATCGCTCACGAGACTGCTTCTGTAACTCCCGCCATAGCGACCATCGAAACAACCACTCCCAGCAACGAAACTCTCGAAGAACCCGCACCATCCTTAGCAGGCGCCAACATAGAGTTCATCAAACAACTTCATTCGAAAAAAGAAGCTCAAGGAACCCATCATCTAGAACAAGTCCACCCATTCCAGTTGCAAATCAAACATCACTTAACGAACGACTCCAACGAACCCTTAAATGCCGAAGTGAAAGAAATCACCGATGACATTCAGGAAGAGATTGCAAATATACCATTAGGTAGATCGGTAGCGCTCTCGCCGCCCTCGCAAAATTATATTCAAGGTCTGTCACTCAGTGAAAGGGGGCAGGGTCCGAGATTGACAACTGTTAGTTTTAATATACTACACGACACGCCCAAAACTATATCTAATTATAAAGAGCACAAACCGGCTCCAGCGTTTCCGGAGCAGCCTATATACAGCGAGCAACCGAAGATATACAGTCAGCCAGCGCAAGTTTACAGTGAACCCGCCAAGTTTTACAGCGAACCGGCAAAGGTGTACAGTGAGCCTGCGAAAGTTTACAGCGAGCCATCCAAAGTGTACAGCGAACCGGCGAAGATATACAGTGAACCCGCGAAGTTCTACAGTCCCCACGCCTCGCTCAATCTGCCGCCGCAAGAAGCGCCGGACCCTACTCCGTGGCAAGACACACAAACGCCTTCATCCGTAGTCGTAGATACCACGACAGGCACGACGACTGTACAACCGGAGCATGGGCCGGAAAAGAACTACGAAGTCGACGAGAAAGACAGCGTATTGACGGATGGTCAAAGCCATGGGGTCCAAGAATCTGGTCAAGAGTGCAAAGACGACAGCTGCAAGGTGGGGTATGTTGTGGAGGGGCGGCAGTACCGCAAGTACCGCGTGGAGGAGCGCACGGCGGACGGGTTCATCGTGGGCGAGTACGGCGTGGTGCGCAACGAGGACGGCGCGCTGCGCGGCGTGCGCTACACCGCCGACGGCGACGCCAGCCCCCGCCTCATCTACGACGCACTCATGAAGTTCCTGCAGCTCTAA